CTGAAGAAGAGGAGATGACAACTGAAGAGGAGGAGGGAGAAGACACCTCCACAATTAAAGAGGACGATGATGAGGAGGAGACAACTAAAGACGAGGAGACTACAACTGAAGAGGACAatggggaggaagaggagatgaCAACTGAAGAGGAGGAGGGAGAAGACACCACCAGAATTAAAGATGACCATGATGGTGAGGAGGAGGAAACAACAACTGAAGACGctgatgaagaagaagatgagtACATAATAGGACTAGATCatctggaggacaccacaacTAAAAACGATGAGGAAGAGGAGGTCGAAACCACAACTTTAAAACACGGGAAAGAGGACCAAAAGGACGAGACCCTATTAgatggggaggaggaggaggaggaagatgtggggacaacactagatATTGGGATGGAGAGGGAGGAGGAGGCAACATCACTAGATGATGATATTGAGGAGGAGGAGACAACTGAAGATGGGGACAAGGATGAGGAAGAGGGGGAGGAAGAAGAAAAGGAGACAACAacagaagatgaagaaaaagaggAGCCGACAACAATATTAGACGACAAAGATGAGGAGAAGCATAAGGAGACAACCATAACAGCGGATGAAGAAGAGGATGAAAAGGAGTCCACACCAATATTAGACAGAGAAGATGAGAAAACAACCATAACGGCAGATGAAGAGGAGGATGAAAAGGAGTCCACAACAATATTAGATGACGAGGATAAGCAAGAGGAGACAACAACTGTAGATGAAGAGGAGGAAGCTTTCATCAATAATGAAGTTAATGTAGATGAAGAAGAGGTGGAGACTTCAGTGCACCAAGTTGAAAATATATCTGATGAGAGTAACTACAGCTTAAcatctgatgatgatgatgatgataaagaaACAGTGAGTTTATCAGCAGCTTATGACCTAAATACAAATAGCGACAGGAAGGATGACGGCGAcgagaacaacaacaacagcgaCAGTGGGAGCCTGGAGCCTGTAGGAAGAAGGAAAGATCTCGGCAAACGTGACAAAGGTACTTCAGTCATTCTCATTCATCCCCTTTTCATGAAAGCCTCATGAAAATGTTCCAGTGTGATCCATTATTCTCACCATGCTAGTCACAGGTGAATGTCATGCGGTATCTTCGTTACAATGCGGTCTGTTCAAAAAGTGCCCCACTCAGACTTTTTTAATTAGCGTTTGTCTCTAAAACCTGGGTATGGGCAACGaaggggattaaaaaaaaaatatatcatctCATTCACGTAACAAACTCTTGCTTTTGAAGTTGCAGGTTTTCATGACGTCATGAAGAAAAACTTAAGACTGCCtacatctacaaaccctgtttccatatgagctgggaaattgtgttagatgtaaatataaacagaatacaatgatttgcaaatcattttcaacccatattcagttgaatgcactacaaagacaacatatttgatgttcaaactcatgcatttttttattttttttagcaaataataattaacttagaatttcatggctgcaacacgtgccaaagtagttgggaaacggcatgttcaccactgtgttacatcaccttttgttttaacaacactcaataaacgtttgggaactgaggaaactaattgttgaagctttggaagtggaattcttccccattcttgttttacgtagagcttcatttgttcaacagtccggggtctccgctgtcgtattttacgcttcataatgagccacgcATTTttgatgggacacaggtctggactgcaggcgggccaggaaagtatccgcactatttttttacgaagccacgctgttgtaacacgtgctgaatgtggcttggcattgtcttgctgaaataagcagagtcgtccatgaaaaagacggcgcttagatggcagcatatgttgttccaaaacctgtatgtacctttcagcattaatggtgccttcacagatgtgtaagttacccatgccttgggcacaaatacacccctataccatcacagatgctggcttttaaactttgcgtcgataacagtctggatagttcgcttcccctttggtctggatgacacgatgtcgaatgtttccaaaaacaatttgaaatgtggactcgtcagaccacagaacacttttccactttgcatcagtccatcttagatgatctcgggcccagaggagccggcggcatttctggatgttgttgataaattgctttcgctttgcgtaggagagctttaacttgcacttacagatgtagtgatgaactgtatttagtgacagtggttttctgaagtattcttgagcccatgtggtgatatcctttagagattgatgtcggtttttgatacagtgccgtctgagggatcgaaggtcacggtcatttaatgttggtttccggccatgctgcttacgtggagtgatttctccagattctctgaaccttttgacgatgttatggaccttagatgttgaaatccctaaatttctagcaattgcaatttgagaaatgttgttcttaaactgtttgactatttgctcacgcagttgtggacaaaggggtgtacctcgccccatcctttcttgtgaaagactgagcattttttgggaagctgtttttatacccaatcatggcacccacctgttcccaattagcctgcacacctgagggatgttctgaataagtgttagatgagcgttcctcaactttatcagtatgtattgccacctttcccaacttctttctcacgtgttgctgggatcaaattctaaagttaatgattatttgcaaaaaaaaattacatctcacacaatttcccagctcatatggaaacggggtttgtaaaaaaaaaaataaagctctgCCAACTATCTGTTACTCAGCTACAGACGTGTAAGCTGTGAGTTATTGTGTTGCTCTTCAACAAATAGGCAAACGTAGCATGATGTCACAATGTGAGTCTAACGTTAGcactgtagctcacatagctatgctcgtGTTGCTAACATTTGTGTCCTATTGTGCCACTCCTTGCTACAcgttcttgattgattgattgatttaaacttgtattagtagattgcacagtacagtacatattccgtacaattgaccactaaatggtaacacccgaataagtttttcaacgtgtttaagtcggggtccacgttaaacaatTCATGGTTGTAAGACATATTATATAATTTGGACAAGAGCAGAGGTACagtgtatttttaaaaaacagattaagTGCACGATAGTGGAGACAAACTCAATCTTTCGGCGATAACCATAGCTCAGTAGCATTAAACCAAACGGTGTGTTGGTCCCAGTAAGGCTTCCTAAAAGCACTTCTATACGGGCTAAATTCCAGTATCAAGGCAACACACATTCAATACACTATTGAGTCAgctaaaacatgttaaaatgtattaaaaatacaaTATGAGAACTTGAAGTCAAAAGAAGGCCAATGCACCTACAGGAATTCTACCTAAAAGTAACAAGACACACTGGCTTACACTTGCTGTGTTTTTAGTGTAGTGTTTTTGCACTGCATGATCCTTTGTCACGATCCCTTTGTGAAAATTACATTAAAACCCTGTCTACTTTACtagatgtttgtgtgtgtaactgtgtATTATATTGCAGTTGTGGAAGAAGCAGAGAAAAGAGAGGCACTCAAAGAAGTTAAAGGTAATATCCCTTGTCGGTATGCTAATATCTAGTAAGGAGGgtctaactcaggggtgtcaaaactaCAGAACAGGGGCCGGCGTCTTCAATttggccaaatctggcccgagAGACGGCACGAGTTCAAGAAACAAATTTGACCAGGAGCGGTGTATCCATATTCATATACAAATATCCAGCGGTCTGATTGCTAACAATTTGTCGCCATTTGGAGGCCGACGAAAGTAACATTGCCTTTAATTGTACTTTCAAGTCAATGAAAAACAGCATTTACTTCTACAattcaatccaaacaaccttgcATAGTCAaagggcagaaaaaaaaaaagtgccaaggAATCACcacgtgtttgtgtggctaaaggctaaatcttcccaactccatctttctactgtgacttctccaatattaattgaacaaattgcaaaagattcagcaacacagatctccaaaatactgtgtaattatgccgttaaagcagacgacttttagctgtgtgtgtgcagcgctcatacttcctttaAACCTGTGACGtgttgcgtacacgtcatcattacacgacgttttcaagacgaaactcccgggaaattaaaaattgtaatttagtaaactaaaaaggccgtattagcatgtgttgcaatgttaatatttcatcattgatatataaactatcagactgcgtggtcggtagtagtgggtttcagtaggcctttcataaCCACTTTAATTTCTATGCAGTCCGCTTTCGGCCCCCCGCCAAAATCTTTAGGCCCAATGCGCCCCCTAGTCaaaaagtttgacacccctgatataactCATTACTGAAAATAGTTGTGATTTTTTTATACTTATTATGATGCTTTACACCTTACACAGATCTTTTAAAAGACGGGAAAAAGGACACAGAACATGAGGAatcagtcaaaaacaaaacaagagcaGAAAAGCCAAAAGATAAGGTCAAACCTACCTTGACTACACTTTTTAAGCAGAAAACGGACAAATCCAAAGGTAAGGCCaaatatgtgatgaattacattgtatcatatgcatgcaaataaactgaaactgaactgaactaaactaataatgactgaataatGGTGTAATTGTCGCGATACATACTATATGTGATTTTAGCACATTAAGAAGTCTAACAGACTAAGTATGCCACTTGTTTTTAGAACAAACCCTGGAGAAGAAGCCACCAAAGGAGCCTCAAGTTAAAGCAAAGTCCATCAAAGACAAAACAGTTATTAAAAAGCCTTTTGAGGAGTTCTCCAGAGTTAAGAAGCTGGGAATTAAGCGAACACCCACAGACGACAGAAAGTATTCAAAGGATCTTAGGAAACCTACCAAAGAAGAGAAAAGAGAGAAAGAACCGGACTTTAAAAATCAAACCAAGAAAGAGGGGGCAAAACCTCTCAAAGAACCTTTTAAGGAGAATGAAGTCAAGAAAAATCTGAAAAAAGAGAAAGGAGTATTGGAAACGCCTAAGGATAAGGTAGAGGATAAGGTAAAAGAGGACAAAAAAACACTCAAATCCAAGAAAGAGGTCAAGAAACCTGACGAAGATCAACGAAAAACTGAAGAACCACCCAAAGAAAAAGCCAAGATAAAGGTCGGAAAATCACTTAAAGAAGAGCGAGATGTTGAAGAACCACtcaaagaagaagccaaagaggcaaaaaagattAGGAAACCTAACAGAAAACTGAGTCCCACCAAGAAATTACttaaagaagaagaaaacaaatCATCGATTGTTAAAAAAGTCAAGAAAATTTACACAGAAGTTGAGAAAGCTCCGAAAGAGGATAATGTCACAATGCAACATCCCAAAACAGAAATCAAAGACAAGAAACCTCTCAAAGTGGGGGAAACAATCAAGAAAACCGTCAAACCATCAACACATGAAAAAGAAGATCAGAAACTTACTTTGGGAGAAGTCAAGAAAGCGGCGGGAGAAGAGAAAGTCATGAAAGAACATCCCAAGGACGAAAAAGAACTCCAGAAACTTGTCAAACCAGAGAGAAAAATGAATGGCACGTCTAAAGAAACAAAGAAACCCCAAGATGACATAAAAAAAGTCAAGAAATCTCCCAAAGACGAAAACGAACCCAAGAAACTTGTCAAACCAGAGAGAAAAATGAATGTCACGTCTAAAGAAACAAAGAAACCTCAAGATGACATTAAAAAAGTCAAGAAATCTCCCAAAGATGAGAAGGAAATCAAGAAACTCGCCAAACCAGAGAGAGAAACAAATGTGTCGTTAACAGAAACATCGAGACCATCAGTATACCTGAAAGAAGTAAAAAAATATCCCAAAGTAAAGAGAGATGCCAAACGGGATATAATGATTACAAGACTTTTGAAAGTAGAAGCCAAGGAACTTACAGAAAAGGAGGAGACAGAACCAAAGAAAGCAACCAAAGACAAGAGAGAACAAAATAAACCTCATGAGAAAGAGAGTGTCATCAGAAGCACTTCCAAAGTAGATGAAGTTCTCAAGAAACCTCATATAGAAGACAAAGCAGTAAATGAAATTACCAAAGAAAAGGATGACACCAGGAAACAGCTTAAAGAGGAGAAACAAAAGACAGCACATAAAAAGGCCCACACTCTGGAGAAGGAGAAAACGCCTCATGAAGCCCCATTTCTGGTGAAAGAAGAGAAGATTTCAgtcaaagaaaagaaaaaacctCTTAAAGAAGAGAAAATTCAACCTAAAGAAGAAAATATTCTAGTCAAAGAAGAGGGGAAACATCCTACAGAAAAGATACCAACAATAGAAGGGGAGATCCAACCTAAAGAGGAGAAGATTCAACCCAAAGAAGAGAAGACACATTCTAAGGAGAAGATTCAATCCAAACAGGAGAAGAAAGCTCCTAAAGAAGAGAAGAAACCTTCTAAGGAGAAGATTCAATCCAAACAGGAGAAGAAAGCTCCTAAAGAAGAGAAGAAACCTCCTAAAGAGGTGAAAATTCAACCCAAAGAAGAAAGACCTCTTAAAGAGGAAAAAACCCAATCTAACGAACAGAAGAGAAAGACTCCAGTCAAAGAAAAGACTATCCCATCCAAACAGGAGATGAAACCACATCAAGAAGAGAAACCTCTTAAAGAAGAGAAGATTCAACCTAAAGAAGAAAATATTCTAGTCAAAGAAGAGGGGAAGCATCCTAAAGAAAAGATACCACCAAAAGAAGAGGAGATCCAACCTAAAGAAGAAAAGATTCAACCCAAAGAAGAGAAGAAACCTTCCAACGTGAAGCTTCAGTCCAAACAGAAGATAAAATCTCCTAAAGAAGAGAAGAAACCTAAAGAGGTGAAAATTCAACCCAAAGAAGAGAGACCTCTTAAAGAGGAAAAAATGCAATCTAACCGACAGGAGAGGAGTCCAATCAAAGAGAAGATGATCCCATCCAAAGACGAGATGAAACCACATCAAGAAGAGAAACCTCTTAAAGAAGAAAAGAAGATTACATCCAAAGACAAAGAGGTTACAAAGGCGCCCAAAGAAGATAAAGACCAAAAGAAACTCCCCAAAGAAGAGGGGGAAGATAAAGTAGTGGAGAAGAAAACTTCCATCAAGAAAGTAAAAATGATCACAAAACCAATAAAAGATGCTGCAGAATTAAGAAGACCATCTAAAGAAGTCAGACAGCCCTTGAGAGAGAAGATAGTGACAGAATCTTCCAAACACGAGAAGAAAGACAAAGAAAACGAAGCACCTGATCAGAAGACACCCACAGAGGAGAAGGAAACCCCCAAGAAGCTTTCAATGGAAGAAACCACACATGAAGCAAAGACAGTATCATCAAAGACAGTATCATCAAAGATCCCCAAAGAAGTTGCTGAACCCGTTAAATCTTTCAGGACTCATGGACTTGTCAAAATGCATCTCCAAAAGGAGAAGGAAAAACTAGCTGATATTGCTTCAAAAGTACAGCCTGAAGAAACATCAGAGAAGACCATAGGCAAAAAAGGACTGAAGATACTCAAAGAAAGAAAACAACCAGAAACAGACGAAAAGAGAGAGATAATTTCCAAAGGACTGCAGAAGATAATCAAACAAGAATCAAAGGAACCCTTAAAGAAAGAAAAGCATGTTTTAAAACAATCTAAGAAGGACGGAAAAGACAGTGAACAGAAGAAGCTGTCCGGGGTGGTCTCTGAAGAAGTGAAAGTGATCGCCAAAGAGAAAACTAGGACCATAGTCAAAGAAGTAAAAGAGGACAGGAAGACTTCAACGGAAGAAGATTTGAAGACAGGTATGATGCAAGTCTTAAAACATTCCattgtctttgattgattgattgattgattgattgattgattgattgattgatacttttattagtagattgcacagtacagtacatattctgtacaattgaccactaaatggtaacacccgaatacgtttttcaacttgtttaagtcggggtccacgttaatcaattcatggaaatgAAGGACCTCATATTTACACTTAAGGTAGAAATTTCACAATTCAAGCAGTTATTTATTAACACTTTCTGTTTCTTGTTCTGTTCAAGCCACGAGAACCACAAAGACTGAGAAGACCAGAATGTCCATCAGGACGAAGGAACATGTTAATACTACAAAAACTGGTGAGACAACTAAAGGAGAGGACCGTCATACCAACAAAATCATGATAGGAATACAAGTCATCTCAATTTAATCcattccaatccaatccactttatatagcacatttaaacaacaaaatgtttccaaagtgctgcacaacaatattaaaaacaatattaaaatactatcctgagctccaccaatgactgaataaaaaacaaaaaataaatacatataaaacaaaaaaatatatataaaataagtatgattaaaaacgattttaaagggtaaaaccaattaaaacagtaaatagaaatcaaaattttaaaaacaaaaaacacagaggacaacagaggaccacacaactcacacggtgttaaaagccagagaataaaagtgggtcttaggATGAGACttaaaaggcccactgaaatgagattttcttatttaaacgggtatagcaagtcatttctatgtcatactttatcattttgcgatattgccatatttttgctgaaaggatatagtagagaacatccacgataaagttcgcaactttcggtgctaaaagaaaagccctgcctctaccggaagtcgcagacgatgacgtcacatgttgatggctcctcacatattcacattgattttaatgggagcctccaacaaaaacagctattcggaccgagaaaacgacaatttccccattaatttgagcgaggatgaaagattcgtgtttgaggatattgatagcgatggactagaaaaataaaaaaaagtaaaaaaaaaaactgcgatagcattgagacggattcagatgtttttagacacatttactaggataattctgggaaatcccttatctttctattgtgttgctagtgttttagtgagtttaatagtacctgatagtcggaagtgtacgttcACGGCCGGGTGTTGAGGTGCAGTGTctcagctgtatgggcggcacaagctcagctgatatccggtaagaagcgactttttaaccacaattttctcaccgaaacctgctggttgacattcggttgggatccatctccgctctgatccatagtaaagtttcacctctgtgaatttt
The sequence above is drawn from the Nerophis ophidion isolate RoL-2023_Sa linkage group LG03, RoL_Noph_v1.0, whole genome shotgun sequence genome and encodes:
- the si:ch211-266g18.10 gene encoding trichohyalin isoform X5, coding for MADGAKTASGGSTAGSVKSKVGVVLSKLRLSMELLIALAAFLSWLVVGVVMFDFVEYKAVPDIQQVVSDPVQAVHDAVEEVSSLVNKFQECAPDLSDPMSAAAYAVEEIAQAKDGFVQYLSDEEGNFYLSYVDPVVFGRRLFHSTDDCVCGVMASIRDALCAAVDGAWATVSYLKIGTMDMSFMDPVGLGRGVFFSINDFMCGWMTSIQKFFCGILDSFLDLIKGTVDLSVLDPVALGRNVIMATNDTITKASSSLQEVMDAVTESVGNIFKGTTDLSFINPVVIGRNVFGVFNKLVSGTFAHLQDVLCSTADVTLDAIKDIQEKVAFSPSAALKRTVEIVVEQYHMLVDAISALLIGEQGILPDVTFNPMKVMEDAMLELTEKKDVLVAYLSGMIVADQGESVASPAVSVIPEKVESVASHSERHMVRRKGEFLPPYVKVAEMMIAAKDAEDDKKAAKEASASPGEEEEEKDAGKDDGEEQQPEEKDDVDKVTEEQMNKERDLEEIVTKEEKTKNAQVLLVEEESRDEEEEEDTTLDEEDNVEETTNKGDDEEKEAGTILDDAMQDEETTTLEENTMLLVEESALDDDEDTTTEDDDDEEVETASEGREEGENTTTIKDDDEETLDEEEENEENTTEDDSKEEVDTTIEDEVEEDTTTIEVEETTTENKSEEDEEIPTENNCKDKEETTEEGEEGEDTTTMKDDNQQEEEETTDEETTTANDEEEETSDEEEHEETTTEEDKEEEEEMTTEEMVEETTTENEEDEETTTEEDNEEEEMTTKEEEGEDTYTIKEDDNGEETTKDEETTTEEDNGEEEEMTTEKEEGEDTYTIKNDDDREEETTEDDDEEEDEDTTTEEDNEEEEEMTTEEVGEETTTIKDDDDYEEETTTKDEEDEETTTEEEEMTTEEEEGEDTSTIKEDDDEEETTKDEETTTEEDNGEEEEMTTEEEEGEDTTRIKDDHDGEEEETTTEDADEEEDEYIIGLDHLEDTTTKNDEEEEVETTTLKHGKEDQKDETLLDGEEEEEEDVGTTLDIGMEREEEATSLDDDIEEEETTEDGDKDEEEGEEEEKETTTEDEEKEEPTTILDDKDEEKHKETTITADEEEDEKESTPILDREDEKTTITADEEEDEKESTTILDDEDKQEETTTVDEEEEAFINNEVNVDEEEVETSVHQVENISDESNYSLTSDDDDDDKETVSLSAAYDLNTNSDRKDDGDENNNNSDSGSLEPVGRRKDLGKRDKVVEEAEKREALKEVKDLLKDGKKDTEHEESVKNKTRAEKPKDKVKPTLTTLFKQKTDKSKEQTLEKKPPKEPQVKAKSIKDKTVIKKPFEEFSRVKKLGIKRTPTDDRKYSKDLRKPTKEEKREKEPDFKNQTKKEGAKPLKEPFKENEVKKNLKKEKGVLETPKDKVEDKVKEDKKTLKSKKEVKKPDEDQRKTEEPPKEKAKIKVGKSLKEERDVEEPLKEEAKEAKKIRKPNRKLSPTKKLLKEEENKSSIVKKVKKIYTEVEKAPKEDNVTMQHPKTEIKDKKPLKVGETIKKTVKPSTHEKEDQKLTLGEVKKAAGEEKVMKEHPKDEKELQKLVKPERKMNGTSKETKKPQDDIKKVKKSPKDENEPKKLVKPERKMNVTSKETKKPQDDIKKVKKSPKDEKEIKKLAKPERETNVSLTETSRPSVYLKEVKKYPKVKRDAKRDIMITRLLKVEAKELTEKEETEPKKATKDKREQNKPHEKESVIRSTSKVDEVLKKPHIEDKAVNEITKEKDDTRKQLKEEKQKTAHKKAHTLEKEKTPHEAPFLVKEEKISVKEKKKPLKEEKIQPKEENILVKEEGKHPTEKIPTIEGEIQPKEEKIQPKEEKTHSKEKIQSKQEKKAPKEEKKPSKEKIQSKQEKKAPKEEKKPPKEVKIQPKEERPLKEEKTQSNEQKRKTPVKEKTIPSKQEMKPHQEEKPLKEEKIQPKEENILVKEEGKHPKEKIPPKEEEIQPKEEKIQPKEEKKPSNVKLQSKQKIKSPKEEKKPKEVKIQPKEERPLKEEKMQSNRQERSPIKEKMIPSKDEMKPHQEEKPLKEEKKITSKDKEVTKAPKEDKDQKKLPKEEGEDKVVEKKTSIKKVKMITKPIKDAAELRRPSKEVRQPLREKIVTESSKHEKKDKENEAPDQKTPTEEKETPKKLSMEETTHEAKTVSSKTVSSKIPKEVAEPVKSFRTHGLVKMHLQKEKEKLADIASKVQPEETSEKTIGKKGLKILKERKQPETDEKREIISKGLQKIIKQESKEPLKKEKHVLKQSKKDGKDSEQKKLSGVVSEEVKVIAKEKTRTIVKEVKEDRKTSTEEDLKTATRTTKTEKTRMSIRTKEHVNTTKTADVPKRPLSLVRVTKKQIAPILKKEQKNATKIEAPQVSKVTAKPEAAKKVVPKEKVTAAPANKAAPEKKVKPVLRKKVLTEQESPARNASLLKERAKIVPMKKAAVVTRPVKKVTDVTPKTPAEAVTVKGKAVVPRKDGVAAHKNASLTKEKVKVVQLKKEPHAAKEKVKAADEKKVSSEAEADTKRGKATSLLKTKMQEPSKENIKPAAVKKDIELAKEAKVAKEEAKRAKEVKAEKKEADLAKEAKTAAAKKEVTKATKDEKSKEARVLKEIQEPVKKNKSAKEEQAKVDSEEFLTEDELPYFQCFFVDEDEAQFPFYAFSPLQI
- the si:ch211-266g18.10 gene encoding trichohyalin isoform X8; this encodes MADGAKTASGGSTAGSVKSKVGVVLSKLRLSMELLIALAAFLSWLVVGVVMFDFVEYKAVPDIQQVVSDPVQAVHDAVEEVSSLVNKFQECAPDLSDPMSAAAYAVEEIAQAKDGFVQYLSDEEGNFYLSYVDPVVFGRRLFHSTDDCVCGVMASIRDALCAAVDGAWATVSYLKIGTMDMSFMDPVGLGRGVFFSINDFMCGWMTSIQKFFCGILDSFLDLIKGTVDLSVLDPVALGRNVIMATNDTITKASSSLQEVMDAVTESVGNIFKGTTDLSFINPVVIGRNVFGVFNKLVSGTFAHLQDVLCSTADVTLDAIKDIQEKVAFSPSAALKRTVEIVVEQYHMLVDAISALLIGEQGILPDVTFNPMKVMEDAMLELTEKKDVLVAYLSGMIVADQGESVASPAVSVIPEKVESVASHSERHMVRRKGEFLPPYVKVAEMMIAAKDAEDDKKAAKEASASPGEEEEEKDAGKDDGEEQQPEEKDDVDKVTEEQMNKERDLEEIVTKEEKTKNAQVLLVEEESRDEEEEEDTTLDEEDNVEETTNKGDDEEKEAGTILDDAMQDEETTTLEENTMLLVEESALDDDEDTTTEDDDDEEVETASEGREEGENTTTIKDDDEETLDEEEENEENTTEDDSKEEVDTTIEDEVEEDTTTIEVEETTTENKSEEDEEIPTENNCKDKEETTEEGEEGEDTTTMKDDNQQEEEETTDEETTTANDEEEETSDEEEHEETTTEEDKEEEEEMTTEEMVEETTTENEEDEETTTEEDNEEEEMTTKEEEGEDTYTIKEDDNGEETTKDEETTTEEDNGEEEEMTTEKEEGEDTYTIKNDDDREEETTEDDDEEEDEDTTTEEDNEEEEEMTTEEVGEETTTIKDDDDYEEETTTKDEEDEETTTEEEEMTTEEEEGEDTSTIKEDDDEEETTKDEETTTEEDNGEEEEMTTEEEEGEDTTRIKDDHDGEEEETTTEDADEEEDEYIIGLDHLEDTTTKNDEEEEVETTTLKHGKEDQKDETLLDGEEEEEEDVGTTLDIGMEREEEATSLDDDIEEEETTEDGDKDEEEGEEEEKETTTEDEEKEEPTTILDDKDEEKHKETTITADEEEDEKESTPILDREDEKTTITADEEEDEKESTTILDDEDKQEETTTVDEEEEAFINNEVNVDEEEVETSVHQVENISDESNYSLTSDDDDDDKETVSLSAAYDLNTNSDRKDDGDENNNNSDSGSLEPVGRRKDLGKRDKVVEEAEKREALKEVKDLLKDGKKDTEHEESVKNKTRAEKPKDKVKPTLTTLFKQKTDKSKEQTLEKKPPKEPQVKAKSIKDKTVIKKPFEEFSRVKKLGIKRTPTDDRKYSKDLRKPTKEEKREKEPDFKNQTKKEGAKPLKEPFKENEVKKNLKKEKGVLETPKDKVEDKVKEDKKTLKSKKEVKKPDEDQRKTEEPPKEKAKIKVGKSLKEERDVEEPLKEEAKEAKKIRKPNRKLSPTKKLLKEEENKSSIVKKVKKIYTEVEKAPKEDNVTMQHPKTEIKDKKPLKVGETIKKTVKPSTHEKEDQKLTLGEVKKAAGEEKVMKEHPKDEKELQKLVKPERKMNGTSKETKKPQDDIKKVKKSPKDENEPKKLVKPERKMNVTSKETKKPQDDIKKVKKSPKDEKEIKKLAKPERETNVSLTETSRPSVYLKEVKKYPKVKRDAKRDIMITRLLKVEAKELTEKEETEPKKATKDKREQNKPHEKESVIRSTSKVDEVLKKPHIEDKAVNEITKEKDDTRKQLKEEKQKTAHKKAHTLEKEKTPHEAPFLVKEEKISVKEKKKPLKEEKIQPKEENILVKEEGKHPTEKIPTIEGEIQPKEEKIQPKEEKTHSKEKIQSKQEKKAPKEEKKPSKEKIQSKQEKKAPKEEKKPPKEVKIQPKEERPLKEEKTQSNEQKRKTPVKEKTIPSKQEMKPHQEEKPLKEEKIQPKEENILVKEEGKHPKEKIPPKEEEIQPKEEKIQPKEEKKPSNVKLQSKQKIKSPKEEKKPKEVKIQPKEERPLKEEKMQSNRQERSPIKEKMIPSKDEMKPHQEEKPLKEEKKITSKDKEVTKAPKEDKDQKKLPKEEGEDKVVEKKTSIKKVKMITKPIKDAAELRRPSKEVRQPLREKIVTESSKHEKKDKENEAPDQKTPTEEKETPKKLSMEETTHEAKTVSSKTVSSKIPKEVAEPVKSFRTHGLVKMHLQKEKEKLADIASKVQPEETSEKTIGKKGLKILKERKQPETDEKREIISKGLQKIIKQESKEPLKKEKHVLKQSKKDGKDSEQKKLSGVVSEEVKVIAKEKTRTIVKEVKEDRKTSTEEDLKTATRTTKTEKTRMSIRTKEHVNTTKTADVPKRPLSLVRVTKKQIAPILKKEQKNATKIEAPQVSKVTAKPEAAKKVVPKEKVTAAPANKAAPEKKVKPVLRKKVLTEQESPARNASLLKERAKIVPMKKAAVVTRPVKKVTDVTPKTPAEAVTVKGKAVVPRKEPHAAKEKVKAADEKKVSSEAEADTKRGKATSLLKTKMQEPSKENIKPAAVKKDIELAKEAKVAKEEAKRAKEVKAEKKAEADLAKEAKTAAAKKECLFFFDKTEVTKATKDEKSKEARVLKEIQEPVKKNKSAKEEQAKVDSEEFLTEDELPYFQCFFVDEDEAQFPFYAFSPLQI